A region from the Canis aureus isolate CA01 chromosome 10, VMU_Caureus_v.1.0, whole genome shotgun sequence genome encodes:
- the LOC144321826 gene encoding interferon-gamma-inducible GTPase 10-like → MGQSSSTPSHKTGGDLASSFGKFFKDFKLESKILSQEAITSIEKSLKEGNLQKAVSDINKALKDIDNAPLSIAVTGESGTGKSSFINALRGVGHDEEGAAPIGAVETTFDRTEYKHRKFPNVTLWDLPGVGTTTFHPQEYLEKMKFREYDFFIIISSTRFTINDAQLATAIRKMKKNFYFVRSKVDSDLYNLKRTKPSDCNKDEILLKIRNDCITQLQNVKVCDPQVFLVSSLDLSSYDFQSLETTLLKELPAHKRHIFMQYLPNITESAIDRKRDSLRQKVWLEAVKAGASATIPFMGLINDNEVEKLEETLHLYRSYFGLDDASLETIAKDLNVSVEKLKANLTSPHLLSVEKEDESLGEKLLRYVEKFCSVSGGLIATGVYFRKIFYLQNYFLEAVVSDAKVLLNKEEIFKETVGSGQAYLLQDVGIENRKSDATSS, encoded by the coding sequence ATGGGTCAGTCCTCTTCCACACCCTCTCATAAAACAGGTGGTGATTTGGCCTCCAGTTTTGGCAAgttttttaaggactttaaacTGGAAAGCAAAATCCTTTCTCAGGAGGCCATCACTTCGATTGAAAAATCCTTGAAGGAGGGGAACCTTCAGAAAGCAGTGTCTGATATTAATAAGGCACTGAAAGACATTGACAATGCCCCTCTGAGCATTGCTGTGACTGGGGAGTCTGGGACAGGGAAGTCCAGTTTCATCAATGCCCTGCGGGGAGTAGGGCATGATGAAGAAGGGGCTGCCCCCATTGGGGCAGTGGAGACAACTTTTGACAGAACCGAATACAAACACAGAAAGTTTCCCAATGTGACATTATGGGACCTGCCAGGTGTAGGGACCACTACATTTCACCCACAAGAGtatttggagaaaatgaaatttcgTGAGTATGATTTCTTTATTATCATCTCTTCCACACGCTTCACAATCAATGATGCACAACTGGCTACAgcaattagaaaaatgaagaagaatttCTACTTTGTCCGATCTAAAGTGGACAGTGATTTATATAATCTAAAAAGAACTAAACCCAGTGATTGCAATAAGGATGAAATCCTGCTAAAGATCCGTAATGACTGTATAACTCAGTTGCAGAATGTCAAAGTGTGTGACCCTCAGGTCTTCTTAGTCTCCAGCCTTGATTTGTCTAGCTATGATTTCCAAAGCCTAGAGACCACCCTTCTGAAGGAGCTCCCAGCCCACAAACGCCACATCTTCATGCAATATCTACCGAATATTACTGAGTCTGCCATTGACCGGAAGAGGGATTCCCTGAGACAAAAGGTCTGGCTAGAGGCTGTAAAGGCTGGAGCATCGGCCACTATCCCTTTCATGGGCTTGATCAATGATAACGAGGTGGAGAAGCTGGAGGAGACTTTACACCTCTACAGGTCTTACTTTGGGTTGGATGATGCATCCCTGGAAACCATAGCCAAGGACTTGAATGTGTCAGTGGAGAAACTCAAGGCAAACCTTACGTCTCCCCATTTGCTATCAGTTGAGAAGGAGGATGAGTCGTTAGGGGAAAAACTACTGAGATATGTGGAAAAATTCTGTTCTGTTAGTGGAGGACTAATTGCCACTGGTGTTTACTTTAGGAAGATTTTCTACTTGCAAAATTATTTCCTTGAGGCTGTGGTGAGTGATGCAAAAGTTCTCCTTAACAAAGAAGAGATTTTTAAGGAAACTGTAGGGTCTGGGCAAGCTTATCTGCTTCAGGATGTTGGGattgaaaataggaaaagtgATGCAACCAGTTCCTGA